The Faecalibaculum rodentium genome segment CCTGCCAATCACCAGCATCATCCGGGTCCCCGGCTTGAGCTCGATTTCCTGCCTGGTCCACATGTCGAAGCAGCACCGCGGGGGCTTTTTGTCCCCGGTTTTTCCCTTCCCCGGATAGCAGTGGCCCATGCTCGTGATATAAAACAGATCCGGGTCATAAAACTGTGCATCACTGATCTGATACCAGTACTGTCGCAGCCGCCTGCCGGAGGCGTCGTTGAAGGGGATCCCCGTCTCATGCACTTTCTTCCCCGGTGCCTGCGACACCTGAAGGATCGGGGCGCCGGGATTTCCATGCACCACCGGCCGTGGCTCCAGCATTCCCTCACAGTGCCGGCAGGCACGCAGCTGCGCCTGCAGTTTTTCGAGTTCTGTCATTTCACCCTCCGTTTCACCACATCCTCCGGCCGCAGATGGCCGGACAGAAGACTCGAATCCGGGTCGTGGTCCTTCACGTGAGCCGCAATCC includes the following:
- a CDS encoding uracil-DNA glycosylase family protein: MTELEKLQAQLRACRHCEGMLEPRPVVHGNPGAPILQVSQAPGKKVHETGIPFNDASGRRLRQYWYQISDAQFYDPDLFYITSMGHCYPGKGKTGDKKPPRCCFDMWTRQEIELKPGTRMMLVIGREAASRLFPKREFTELVFQDQEYDGIPCYVLPHPSPLNVRWFRMHPEFETQRMPVIREKLHQVLKTAGQDGSGSDKVDSEGASADR